taattttatcataattgTCAATGATTGAATCATTATTACTTTATTGCTATCACTGACATTATTAATGTATTTATCTCCCATTAAttctaataaaagaaaatatgccCCAATCCTCCctaattatgaccaaagaattAAGACTACTTCctctatatataaatataatataggaACACAAAGTGTACCCATTCAATTGAATATCTACACTATTGAAACAATTCCTTTTGAAGCTTCAATCTGGTCACGTTCTGTGCCCAGCTGCCGCGGGTAAGTTTTCTGTATCCtccctttctcttttctttttatcttataaaataattacaacaacaacaacaacccagtgaaatcccacatcgtgaggtctggggagggtagagtgtacgcagacctgactcctaccaatgtaggacggctgtttccgaaagaccctcggctcaataaaagcatagaaaaaggtcagacaaagATATTAGAgtatcttataaaataattatgtactaaaattaataaaccctattcttttattttaataattatggaacaagtggtataagatatttaactaaattaccattttagtccactaattaaattaatgatctaaatttatccctcaactaaataacagtagttatcgaataattcaaaatatccATTAGAAATTTAcgagatgagtcttttatgaaataaaaagctatagtacacaaaatgacctaatggatCGTTACACATATTAATCAGATGAAAAAGgagtttaaaatattatgttcAGATGAGTTTAAGGGTTCAGTTGGCAAAGTGGTAAGTTGAATGGTCCAACCGACAAACGAGGCCAAATATAAGTATCTCCCAGGTCATTCCCgctttattttttcaatttcaaaataagtgttattttaatattttttttattaaaaaatataaataatatattatttttctttaatctattttacttgttttgtatatattaaaagtaaatatCTGGTTTTTTTTATCAGTTTAGAATTCAGGAGATAATATCATTTAGttcttaatttattatttttattaattatagttattttttaaaatattaaatttattatatacaaaggGATAACTTGtaaattgtcattttatttattgctttgatataccaaatcaatattaaataaataaaaatagacaaAAGAGTATtaaatactccctccattcttatttacttgtcaatttttttctaatttaatttttctttttaattgtcaattttgataaatcaagaaaagataatttttttctttctatcatacccttaatttattaatattgagttaatgAGTTTGAAAAAATGTAGtgagtaaatatatttaaaactctatcaattaaaaggggtaaaatgataaactcattatattaattattattttttaataagtatgtcaaatcaaaatttgacaaataaaaaggaacaaataaagtatttttatgaaaattatgcACTATTAAGAGGGAGTTCTTTATTTCaatttctttcatttattttccCAATGTGATGAGCTACATCTACCCCTCAACCCAACAACATACCTTTATTAATTGGAGAAACATTTTTATCAGTATTTTATTTTGCATTTAATTAGACATAACACTTGTTGTATGTTGTTAATAAGCGTTATGTAGTAAGAGTAGTAGTTATGAATTCAGCGTCTTTATAGCCAATTATTTATCTAatattaatatacatatttatgaattatgggCGAACACAAGTTTATATTAAACTTAGCTTGCCCATGCTTATttacattataaaaaaaaataaaagattttatACAATTATTTAGCCAtaacaataaatatgaatatttaatATCAATACTTTATAAATGTTGatttatactttaatgactctaAATGTGACGATAATAACTTAATTATCGCTAAATATTTTTACGACAATAGAAAAATCTATTATCACTATAAACACTTCTTTTGTTGTGGTGTTACATTcaatttttacatttttttgttGGTTTCTCATTCGGTGTTCGGAGTTCGTGGAGTTTCAATTAAATTTGGATCACGTACTGTAGGATCCATTCGGAGTATGGCGCTCccaacatgatttttttcatatccAGGGCTAGAATCCGAGATATCTGATTAAGGGTGAAACAGTCCCACCACTGCACCACAACTTTTACACTATTTATGTTAGAAAATAaaagattctttttttttggttttccacCCGATTTCCAAAGTTCGTGGAGCTCCGACTAAGTTTGGATCGTGCACTACAGTATCTTTTCGGGGGTGGCgctccaacaagatttttttcattctcAAGGCTCAAACCTGAGACCTCTGGTTAAGGATAAATCAATCTTACCACTGCACCACAACCtatattgataaaaataaaagattcaAATACAAATGTTTATCATATTTCTTATTCAAAGATAATACTATGGTGTAAAAGTTTCGATGGCCATTTTCTTTGGAATGCATCTATCAAAAATATGAGATTTTCTATAAAATTTCCAACTAGTCAAATCATGCTTATAAACAAAAATCAAACACACATGTCAGGAATCGTGTTGAAGACatgctttatttgatattttaaatttttagacAAAATCGTCATAAAACTTTAATTAGCTTTTATATCGTCAACAATATTACTGATACTCCTCGTGTGGTCGTTGTTATAGCTTTTATTGTAAAAGACAAATACACACAaaacatttttaatttatgactGTCCTTACACGCCATAGCTAGCTAGctctataaatagagaagaTTATTTTTATCTCCTATCCTACAACTtcacattatatttttattttttttgctaatTGCCAATATAATGCTTCTCTCCAAAAGTATTTTCCCCCTTTATACAAGGGAATCACCAACTaacatattttctaaaaaatattttccttctaaTTTTGATCAATATAAAATTGTTCCATCCTTTGagaatgaaaaaagaaataggaAAACTTTTACATGTTtgtcttcatttttttcttctccaaatGATCAAGATTTTTCACTTAAAGCACTTACTAGTGCTCCATCCACCATAACTATGGATgatgaaaaagaaattttatctCAAAAATCTAGCAATGGAATAGGGATTGTTGAGTTTTTTGAAGGGAAGAACATTATTGTTACTGGTGGTACAGGATTTCTTGCAAAAGGtacattaatttaattaatgataaaATTTTCTCTATACGACTAAGTCACGAATTCGAACTACAGAATATAGAAACCACTAAAGCAGAGTAGATTGATACACTCCTTCTCGAACACTATGTGAATGAGGGATGATTTAGTTTTATAGTTATAATATTTGTATGAATATTATTTTGGTTATAGTTATTAAGACATAGCATTTTATGGACTTTTTCCCGCTTTCAAAAATGATAAGTTAACAAACATTTTTTCTTCTTAGCTAATTAAagtatttcttatttttatgttaataactacattttttgttaaaaaaacaaTATTCTCTCTACGCAAGTAGAACATTACTTGTATTACCAAAATCTTTTGAGTAATGTAGGATATGTAATGATGATATCATACGAAACGTCCTTCTTTAACTTTTTAACTAGCCTTTTCACATTATATtaatagaaaataatatatgtcattttgGTATCAATATTATTTGTAATTAACTTTTTAGTAAGCTGATAGTGTAAAATTTTGTCTAACGtattttttagatatttgtaagattataaaatatgattgTGGAATGAAACTATATATAAGAAATAGATTATAAACACATAAATTGCAAATCGTGTttgtttttttatgatttttatcaTCAATATCTTGATTCGcatcttaaataaaataattattttttgcagCTCTGATTGAAAAGATGTTGAGAACAACACCAAAAATAAACAAGATCTACATCCTCATCAGGGCAAAGGATAAAGGAGCTGCATTTGACAGATTAAAAAGTGAAGtatgcatacatatatatgtagtaATTAAACAACAAAAATCTATCGCTAATCCTATTTATTAATAGATAATTTATGCCACAAAATAGGGAAAAAATCATTATTGATCCTATTTAAAGATGTATTAATGATAGACAAGCTATTTAGAATGATGAATTTTGTagctaattatttatatgtactTTCTCTTATCATCATCAGATTGTAGAATCACAGTTATTCAAATGCCTAGAAGAAATGCATGGTGAATATTACAAGCCATTCATATTGAACAAATTAATTCCTGTGGTTGGAAATATATATGAGCCAAATCTTGGTATGGATATTATTACTGCTCAACAAATTGTTCAAGAAATTGATTTGATCATTGACTCTGCAGCAAACACCACATTTGATGAGAGGTTCTTTTTCCCACCCCTATAAATTATTATTCAACTATAGGTTATACAATTTTTGcactattttgtttttttgttgtgACTCGCTATATTTTTGTCTTGGTATATGGAATAGTTACATAATTGTTACatttgagtcgagggtctttcggaaaacagtctctctacctccacgagatAGTGTTAAGGTTTGCGTATATTCtatcctccccaaaccccacttgtggaattcacggggtatgttattgttgttgttgtataggtTATACAATTTAATAAATTTGATTGTGTAAGTTTAATTGTGTTATTAACTTATCATTCCCATTTGATGTTTTTTTAAGGTATGATTTAGCTCTTGATGCTAATGTGAATGGTCCATATCAACTCATGATGTTTGCCAAGAAATGCAAGAACCTTAAACTTCTTATGCATTATTCCACAGGTATGCACTTAAATATTCTTCATTCTTCAATAAAGAATGTATGTTTTAAATAtgagtttaagttatatatattaataaagtaaaataatttttatgctaATTTAATCGATTATGGTAGGTTATTACTTTCTTTTCTATGATATAATTAATATCATTTTTGATATCGAAGTCTATACTTGTTATTACGTTGTAGGTCTACCTAATTTGAAGTGTAAAAAGATCTTTATACCATCACACTCTTTcaagataaaattttaattaagttTCGAGCATTATCAGTCTATAGATCTTTTACTCTTCATAACGAACCTGATATGGTGATATgaaaaataaagtaataatctGCTATAACTAGTTAAATTAAATTAACGACATAATTATGTAGACTATTGGTGCATTTAATATAAATCTTTCTAAATATGATATGCATTTAATTCCtatattgaaatattttatttatttcctttGAAGCATATGCCAATGGAGAAAGAGAAGGATTAATATTGGAGAAACCTTTTACTATGGGAGAAAGCATAACAAAGGAAAAAATCACTTCAATTTCTCCCTATACTAATTTTCCATCACTAAATGCTGCCAAAGAAATGGATCTTGTTTCAAAGTTGAACAATCTTACAAATAATGGCCTGGAGCAAATAATGAAAGATTTAGGAGTTGAGAGGTATTTTTGTCTTtcttatatatgtgtgttactACTAAAAACTTGCGAATTtgaatttcaataaaaaaaattcgagGGAGATTGTTCCTCGAAAACTTTTTCGATGGACCAATGTCTGTCTGTCTTCTCTCAAAAATTGTTTGTTGAAAATTCACTATTaaaaaattgccaaattccCACTGAATCCGTTGGAATTTGACTCGTGTGTAATTTTTTCGTCAGAAACCCTTTATTGACGAGCCAAATATTGACGGAACGTCAGTTGGGAATTAGCGATTTTCTAATAGTAAAATTCatgtttatttttaataattgatTATATAGGGAAaatgtccttttttatttttattaattattgattGTTGATAAAATAGGGCAAAGTTATATGGATGGCAAGATACATATACATTCACAAAGGCAATTGGTGAAATGATGATAAATAGTATGAGAGATGAAATTCCAATACTTATTCTTAGACCCTCAGTGATTACAAGTAGTTATAAAGAACCTTTTCCAGGATGGATACAAGGATACAGGTACCAATATTCTATTAAAATTTCTCTTGTTTAGTTCATATAATACTTACGTAGTAACGGAAAAGTTCCGTGTGATTTATATATCACGAATTCGAAATGTGAAAATAGTCATTAATGTTTTTATTAGGGTAGACTGTTTACCTCACATCTTTTGGAGTGCTACACTTCCCCAGATCGTGCTAACATAAAATGCTTTGTGCATcgaaaaaaattaatagtatTTCATTTTCACCAAGAATGGTAATATTGTTTCTTACCTTCTATGTTGTCTTTCTCTCTCTTAGGGTAATTGACCCTTCACTTTTTCTATATGGAAAAGGGGAACTTCCAGGATTATATGGTGATCCAGATACCCATGTTGATGTGGTAAGTATAAGTTTCCATCACATTTCAGTTTGAAAATACTTAATTAAAAATTCAATACTCCTTTACATTTTTGCTAGattctttatttactttttttttatagatttaccattgcatttttataaaataataatcaatgAGAGATTCAAACTTTAGACCTCTGCCTGTCAAACCAAGAAAATGCTTATTTTTTGGGCATTTAATTTGTCAATTTTTGGCGGTTTGGATCCGTCGCCTCACATCATGtcctgatttttttttcatgtgtcAAGCatgtgaaaattttaaaataatgattatCGGTGTGTCTAGAAAAAGCTTTATCGATTCTGTATGCTTTGATACATTGATAAAGTGTGTGACTATTTCATTTGAGAGGTTAAGTTATAAGATAAGATACACTCTTTGTTTAGTTATATATCTTCGATGAAATGCCATTCACGtgaatcttttttaaaaataatggtTGGTGGTGAGATTTAAACTCAAGATTTTTACCCATTCCATAATTATATTTCcaacaattattattattattattattattattattattattattattttgcatAATCTGACCACATTTTTACTTGATTTAGATTCCAGTTGATTTGGTTGTAAATGCAACAATGGCTGCTATTGCAAAGCATGGATATTTGCTAAGTCCACAACTAAATGTCTATCATTTAGCAACAACATTTGTGAATCC
This DNA window, taken from Solanum dulcamara chromosome 3, daSolDulc1.2, whole genome shotgun sequence, encodes the following:
- the LOC129881428 gene encoding fatty acyl-CoA reductase 2, chloroplastic-like, whose product is MLLSKSIFPLYTRESPTNIFSKKYFPSNFDQYKIVPSFENEKRNRKTFTCLSSFFSSPNDQDFSLKALTSAPSTITMDDEKEILSQKSSNGIGIVEFFEGKNIIVTGGTGFLAKALIEKMLRTTPKINKIYILIRAKDKGAAFDRLKSEIVESQLFKCLEEMHGEYYKPFILNKLIPVVGNIYEPNLGMDIITAQQIVQEIDLIIDSAANTTFDERYDLALDANVNGPYQLMMFAKKCKNLKLLMHYSTAYANGEREGLILEKPFTMGESITKEKITSISPYTNFPSLNAAKEMDLVSKLNNLTNNGLEQIMKDLGVERAKLYGWQDTYTFTKAIGEMMINSMRDEIPILILRPSVITSSYKEPFPGWIQGYRVIDPSLFLYGKGELPGLYGDPDTHVDVIPVDLVVNATMAAIAKHGYLLSPQLNVYHLATTFVNPISIHQVFDYCYEYFTLFPFVNSKGDKIEVKEMKYFDKISDFSNYIWEVLSKQHRVQDLSEKELLKIQMRFKRKVEFLKNFSKLYEPYAFYKGWFHTGNMRNLMEEMSEEERRSFEIDASNINWKDYLTRIHISGVKKHVLEGKKVPI